A single genomic interval of Arachis duranensis cultivar V14167 chromosome 7, aradu.V14167.gnm2.J7QH, whole genome shotgun sequence harbors:
- the LOC107459279 gene encoding proline-rich receptor-like protein kinase PERK8: MHIMLVIHQRARDVLGRDIRGADAEASASDSPNVNVDDLNCVNPSKEPMAVRPPPSNSSAAYVPPRPIMNPTMSKRPIRRRNVKRPPPSQPSPLRPDPPQPTPITPTTPQPSVVRPTSPTNQPPPKVTGQKMHGASRGTTTRFMRFMQTPPSRIQTVGKWPAPGFCSPTGVSSSGNNNEISSGSSNSTPNK; the protein is encoded by the exons ATGCATATCATGTTAGTAATACACCAGAGAGCAAGAGATGTATTGGGAAGAGACATTAGAGGAGCAGATGCTGAAGCATCAGCTTCAGATTCACCCAAT GTGAATGTTGATGATCTGAACTGTGTGAATCCTTCGAAAGAACCTATGGCAGTAAGACCTCCACCTTCTAACTCCTCAGCTGCATATGTGCCACCTAGACCTATCATGAATCCAACCATGTCCAAGAGACCAATTAGGAGGAGAAACGTTAAGAGGCCACCACCGTCACAACCTTCTCCCCTCAGACCTGACCCACCACAACCTACTCCCATAACGCCTACCACACCACAACCTTCTGTTGTTAGGCCTACATCACCAACTAACCAACCTCCTCCAAAAGTTACCGGACAAAAAATGCATGGTGCAAGTCGAGGGACGACTACAAGATTTATGCGATTCATGCAAACTCCACCATCCAGAATTCAAACAGTAGGTAAATGGCCAGCACCTGGGTTCTGCTCACCAACAGGAGTATCTTCAAGTGGCAACAACAACGAGATTTCTAGTGGCAGCAGCAACTCCACACCCAACAAATAG